The Elgaria multicarinata webbii isolate HBS135686 ecotype San Diego chromosome 1, rElgMul1.1.pri, whole genome shotgun sequence genome includes the window ctcttgccTAGGAGATAAATACTGGGTTTTTAAGGAGGTGACGGCAGAGCCAGGGTACCCACATAGCCTGGTGGAGCTGGGCAACTGTCTTCCCCGGGAAGGGATTGACACAGCTTTACGGTGGGAACCTGTAGGCAAAACATATTTCTTCAAAGGAGACCGATATTGGAGGTATAATGAAGACAAGAGAGCAACAGATCCAGGCTATCCCAAACCCATCACTGTATGGAAAGGGATCCCTCAATCTCCACAAGGAGCTTTTGTCAGCAAAGAAGGCTGTACGTATTAACCATATTGCTTATGTATCAATTCAGTAGCATTTATTACATTGATCTTTTGATGAGTTTTGCATTCAGGCTGCATTAAAGCTTGACCACTcacaagacagacagacatatgTGGCTATGGGCAGATCCCCTGCCCAAGCAGCACATATTCTCAAAGTAACCTTGAAGCAGGTCTTTCCTTTCTAGTATACTGTATGCTTCCTAACTGGGTGATTGATTGGATTCCATCTAGGAGTTTTTCCTCTGATCTTAAACAACTAATGGATGCTTATTCTATTCCTATTCCCCATTAAGCCACTTTTTTTTGCATGGGGAGAGTTAAGACAACAAATTATTTTTACTTTGTTATCCAATTTATGATACAGGTTATCTGTATATCCCATATGGCCCTCAATACTGGGCAAGGTGGTTGCTCCTGCCATGTATAGAATCTTTTCCTGTCTGCACACCTTTGTAATTTGTGAATGGCACAGAATGGAGTaatctctgttttctttttcagtttaTACCTACTTTTATAAAGGTAAGGAATACTGGAAGTTCGATAACCAGAGGCTGACTGTGGAGCCAGGATACCCCAGGTCAATCCTCAAAGACTGGATGGGATGCAACCAAAAGGAGGTTGAACGAAGCAAAGACCGGCGCCTCTCTCATGACGATGTGGATATTATGGTGACTATAAATGATGTGCCTAGCACCGTCAATGCAATTGCAGTTGTGATCCCCTGCATTTTATCTCTGTGTATCCTTGTCCTGGTATACACAATCTTCCAGTTCAAGAACAAAGAGGTCCAGCAAAGTGTGACCTACTACAGACGACCTGTCCAAGAATGGGTATGACAGGCTCAGCAGCTCATTTGGATCCACATGACGACAGTGATGGGCTGCagacatttaaaaaaaggggaatCGAAGGATAGCCTGCCAAACAAACAAGCCAACGCAAAACTCTTCAAGAGATTAGATGAGTCAGATAGAATTCTGGGACTAAAAGAACGAAAACAAAAACCAACTAAACCCAGGTGGCCTTGCACGGTAGAGCCGCTTTCCTTCTGACTGACTGCCTCAGTGCCGTGTATGTCTCGGTGTGACATTTTTCACCAACCCACTCAGTGAGTGTCGGAGACCTCAAGAGGAGTTTGCTTCAACCTTTTTTCAATTCACCTGAGCAATCTTCTtcagtgccctcttttaaacccagCATTTGCCAGTGTAGCCAACCACCACTCAACGAGTTTTTTTTCTACACTtgtctcattaaaaaaaaggtaattCTGTGGGACACAAAAGGAATACTTCAGTACCTTCTGAGGAAGACATTCTGAGGCTGAATCATTCTGAAAGATTTAATTTATTACAGGAACCAGGCAATTACCTGGATACCATTTTTCCAATACCTGCTGGTCAGATGTTTTGTACATTCATGGTAATTAGCTGATGTTCCCACTCTGCAACAGCAGATACACATAAAGAGCTCTTAGGAGGTAATTCTGTGTAGACCACAACTTCAAACAGCTCTAAAGCCAGATCAAATCACAACAGCAAGTAACAGTACTGAAATTCTGAATTCAACCATAGTCTGCAAGACTACGCAATTGGTTCAAACACTAATAAAGTGAATGCAGACCTTAATACTCTTGTTTTTAAGAACCTGTCATGTAATTAATATTTAAATGTCATATTACCACAATTTTAAGTTGGCAACAATAAATTAATTGTTACCATTATAAGATTAAATATAAGTTCTCTGatattttcatttgtttgcaCCGGGAAAAGTGGTGTGTATGTTAGGATGTGGACATTTCTTCAGTGACATTGAAATGAGAATTTTATTCATAGTAATGAAGTTTACAGTGACTGAAAGGAGAGGCATAAATCAGGAAACTCATGTTTGGAGTTATCCTGAAACTTGCAATTTAGAAATTTGATAATCTGTCATGAATGAAAAGCAACTTCACATCTATGGGCAGTATTCTGTTCGGTGCTAACCTAAATGACCTTGTGCTAGCATAAGCTACCTCTAGCATTTGCTGACACGTCCAATTTCCCTGCAAAACCTGTCATTCCAGCAACTGCTATTAGCATTGCGCTAGAGATagcttatgctagcacaacataatttatgttagcgctAGTGCTGAATAGGATACTGCCACAAATACTTCTCCAAAATGTGAAATGTCAGTGAATTGGATCGTGTCTGGAAGGGAATGGGTGAAAGGTAACATATCTATCCTTTCCTACCTCCCTGTCAGCAGCTCATCCCCTGCAAAAGCTCCTCTGAgagttgggagggagggatcccTGAAAATTGTGAGGCAACTTTTGAGAGCAGATTTCCCCCAAGGTGCCTCTGCTCTATTTttaagtatcccccccccccccgcccgcttaCCCCATTCCACTGTCCACCTCATTCAGCAGGAGCTGCAGACACTCAGAAGAGCCATTTccactttggatccaagccaggtTTTTTTAATCAATGTATCAGTGATTGATTCATACAATAATGGTACAAATATTTGTACCTTTAAAAGGGGAGagaaaattgtatgttttttaagAGTGATGCAGTATAGGATATTTGCTTGTTATAATCTTGATGGCTTCATAAAAACTGTCCAGCCAGGCTTTCCATGTAGTTATGTCAGGCTTGTTCAAAGGCTAGACAAACTAAAGCTGCAGTCTTATACCCACATACCTGGGTATAAGCccatttgatttcaatgggaattattttGGAGTAGAAAtgtgtaagattgtgctgtaaattggGTTATTTCCAGGTAGTGGCTTTTTGACATTCTAGTTGGACAGgcatcatccttttttatatcttCAAGAGTTTCTCTACTTCTCTACTCTGACATTTCTAAATGATAGGAATGTTATTGGGAGGCAAATGTTTGGGgcataatttttaaattttacaaCACAGATTCAAGACAACTGCAAAAATGCTTATGTAATTTAAAAAGTTGGAATGTTTTGTGCTAAGTTGGTTAAGGGCACTCACAGCATGTAGGAATCTGTATGTTGCTCATGTTTGTATGACAGTCCTACATGTGATATGCCAATATGACCacacatgaaaatttgcatttgaGATTTTCAAGTTCCCTCATGGAAATATTTTCTGTGAGGTGGCCCaaagtttattgcatttttatccctttTGCCAGGGTAGAACTAGATGTTATATCATCAGAGATATTTGTGTTTGTAATACAGAGTCCTCTTGCAGAAAGAGATTGGTAAGTGGATGAGATGTTTATTTTGCAATTCCACTTTAGACTGTTTTCCCCGCAGCTGGGCTCACTTCCATAAACCACTTGGAGGAAAATTATTTAAGACTATCCAAGAAGGGGTTTGCAGAGATTATatgaataaaagcaagattaatTACTCCATTTGCCACTACAAGTTCTCCAAAGCCCACACATTAGCATTAACAGGGAAATGCAGGATTGAGAACCTGAGCTTCAGCACATTAACAGAGGAACGGGCAGATAATTCCTTTTATATCAATTTACATTTGGATGAAATGGAGTTCATACTGGATAGACTGTAttcaacaaaaacaaagccaTGTAAAACTTCAGAAGAGATACACTTCACACATTTGATGTTGTCTTGAAAGCGCATGCCATAATAATCCACTTAGTCTATAAAATAAAAGAGCACTTTGCCTTTTTTTGCTGCTACAGATTAAAGACCAACTCAGAGGATGTGTTCACAGACAAGTATGGTTTTTCAATAGGACATATTGACTAGCCATAGTGCCATGCAATTAACTGCTTTTCTGAACATAAAATTCAATGCAGAGTATATGTGGGTGTTAGTATGCTGTTGCTATTAGTACCATGAACCTGAACTGGCTGTGACATAAAGCCTCAGATCATGCTGGAATGAGAGTGAAATGCAGGTTGGTAGCGTATGTTTTTTTCAGCATATGCCCAAGACATTATTTAATGTGTATGGATATTTCATTGGATCACTGCAAAGGCTTTCAAGAGTTAGGCGGAGTAAAATATCTATATATGTTGCAAATCTGGGATTCAGTCGAGCTACATTAAGTTCTTAATACGATTTTATGTGCACACAGACTTAAGCTACCTACTACCAAGCTACCTTTTAGCACACGTTTATAGTGGTATGAATTGGCCCAAACAtggcttgttgtttattcgttcagtcgcttccgactcttcgtgacttcatggaccagcccacgccagagctttctgtcggccgttgccacccctagctcccccaaggtcaagtctgtcacctccagaatatcatccatccatcttgcccttggtcggcccctcttccttttgccttccactttccctagcatcagcctcttctccagggtatcctgccttctcattatgtggccaaagtacttcagttttgcctttaatacctaCTGCTCTGAATGACAACAGCTGACATGCATAAAACTGCAGACTAAATACTTTAAAAGAGAACTAAAAATGGTGTGTAACTGTATTTTATTGCAATCTGTAAAATTGATTCTAAACTATCTTTTTTTAACGATGCAGCAAGAACAATCCTATCAGTAGGTGGGGGTGAGCTCTGAGGAAGTGAAAATTCCAAAGTTCTGCCAAGCTTGTGCAGCCAAAAGGAGGGAAGAGGAGTGCTGGACTGGGGTGCCCTttacaggcctggtttttaaatgcatttcctCCTGTTGGTTTCCAATGGGAAGGAATTAACCTACACCACCTCTATAGCTGTCATAAATCTGTACTGATTTGGGGATGGGTCCAGAGTCTAGGACTGTGGGTCTTTTTCCAGCACACTCCCCAATATACCTTTTCCCCCACACCACAGAAACACTGGCTACAGATGTTTCTGcagcaactgtgtgtgtgtgtgtgtgtgtgtgcatatgccaCCAGATCTCCCCCTCCTGTGGCAGACCTCTCTCCCTGCCCTCAGAGCCCATAGGATgccaaccccccccacacaccatagggttgcagcctgaagtatttattttaaaatgctgaaaaCATTAATGAAAGCTCAGATACTGTGAGCGATTGCCATAGTGTTTAACTTCCTAGTATTAATAGCAGATAGGTCCTAAACCTACCACGCAAGCTACCAATGTTGCACAATCCTAAGAAAGTATTACATTAGGTACCATATTTCTTTGTTTCTAAGACACTTtttctcatataaacatctctaaaaacggggtgcatcttagaatcgcgggtgcgtttattcttagaatcaaagctttttttctgttggtggtactgaaattagtgtgcgtcttacaatcaacgGCGtattacagtcgaagaaatatggtactatgCCCATGCTTGGTGGATAGGAAGCACAGAACCTCTTTATAGCTTATAGGCAAAACTCCCCAACATCTGTTGTATTCAGAACATCTACTTATTTTAGGGATGATATAAGGTACAAACTGTAGTAATTACAAGGCTCAATGGGATAAAAAAAATACCTGCACCTCACTTCTTTGCAGATATTTGGTCCTACACTACTACTTAATCTTATAATGCTGTTCTATCAATGAGCTGCCATAATTCCCTATCCCTTTAAACTCTGGGCAAGATTAAACTTTATAAAATCACTTGATTATTCCTTAATCTACATGATTCTATACAATCTAAATCTAGTTATGCTGTAATACACACCAAAAGCAAATGCTCATTAAATCAAGTGccaccacatttattaaagaagtTTGTCACCTTTTTTTTAAGGATTACAATCTTGTCAGacgaattttaaaataaaacacctaTCATGGCATTTGTAGCACATGTGTTTATTTCCAACCTCTCTAAAAAACTACTAGTTTATTAACGTTCCAGTAAACCTATCAATATCTCAAGATGCAAATTAAATGGATCTGCTGAATTTAAGgcagcttatttttatttattgctagAAGTTTTTAAGCTGAGTTTGCTTTTCTTCACTCTCTCATATTGTTAATGTTCACTGGATTCTATCTCCCGCAAATGGGATATAGTAGACgtgtttttctcctttttccacaTTCATATTAAAAAACCAAATTAGTTATTACCTAATTCTCTTGCTCacctagggttgtatccaatgttactctaacttaagccctattcatttcaatgggtctactctaagtaggatacATCACATTCAACCCTTAATCTTAGGGATGCTACAGCATCGGTTTTGGTTGGCACAATCTGTTTAACATAGTTTATTTATGAGCAGCTGTTTTAGATTTATATTTGCGATACACAGAGCAGTCAAGCTGCAGTGAATCATGgctgcagggctgggcaacagatggcccttcagatgttttggcctacaacttccattagccctaGGAAGCATACTGCTGGGCAGGACTGGCTCGCCCATTATGCGGAGTAAGCAGCACCATCTACTTGGGTCCCATACTATGGCTTAACTGTGGAAAACGGAAGTGATTGCTTCTTTAAAATGTCCTCCTGACCATAGTAGCTTGACCACCATAGCAAGATGGGAGCACCGGCCATGTTCCCAGGGAGTATGGGTTGGTTTTACCAGACAAGATCAGTAGCATGGTTAAGGCCTAATTGACAATCTATATGGATTGAGATGGCAGGTCTGGGCTGTTACATGTTAAGTGTTCCTACCCtcaaagtgttttaaaaaaggtggggaaGCTTAGCACACAACAAGGAGGCAGATATTCAGGCCTagaactcctatcagccccagccaatgagAAAAGatcatgggaattataggccaaagCACCTGGAGAGTCCCAAACTTCCTGCCCTAAAGCATAGACAAATCCCTGTATTTGCAGCACCTtgtcaatggcaatttcaaactTTTCAATGTTTGGTACTAAGTTTTCAATGGTTGGTACTAAAATGCTTACGGCTGTAATCCtacgcacacttacctgggagtagagttGACATGCGTAGGATTTCACTGTTAGTTATCTAACTTTGTTGCTGTCCTACAAGCATTTAAAATCTGCTTCCaacacacaccttccttccatcTAGATATGCAATGTGAACTAGAATCAGTAGAGACTGATTAAGAGTATGTCAAATCACCATCACCCTTACTACACAGTATCACCACCCATCAGATGGCTGTTTTGGTAAGGAATACACAGCCAATGAGGGAAAACAGTTAGGCTAAGTGCAATAAGCAGCACTGTTAGCCAGTTAAATTACACTAAtttgaaagagaaaaaacaaTAGGTATGCACTGATGTTAGGGTGCCAGAGCAATTAATTATTAGGGCCCTACTGAAGGCTTTCAAGTACAGATCAGAGTTAACATGTTAAGAGCTTTTTCAGTTCCTAGCACTTATGCAGTTTACATTCAACAGCCATATGAGTTTTTTCTCATTTTAACATTAGCACTTTAACTGCCTTTGACATTACACCTCATcactgacacccacccaccctcatcaTCTAGTTTAGATTTCTTCAAGTCCTGAGCAAAACAGAAAAGCAGAGTAGCTCACTGTGGACTAGGTGCTTAAGAAGCAGCAGAGCAGCTCAGTATGACTGAACTGTTAAGGATGTGCATGCACCTCAAAAGAAATTCCGTTCAGCTAGCCCTGCTATCTCCCCCATGGAAAAGAGTCACTAAACAATGGTTAACAGTATCCTTTGGCTTTTTAGCGACTTAAGCAACGTCCTTGAGCATGCCACTTTCTAGACAGATAAGGGCTACTGGCATTTCAGAGCACTGGCGGTGCCAATGCCAATTGGCTTTACAGAATGCATGGCTTctccaaacttttaaaaagtgaatggATGGCTACTGAACAGATGCAAGTTATTAATACTATGGGGTATAGCTATGCTAGTCTGCTGGCTATATAAGAAGCTATTGTGAAAAGCTGCAAACTGAACAACATGTATGACTGCCCTTTTGTTTAAACCATTATTGGATGTAACCATTGCCTTTTAAATATACACCTCACAAGTTGTAAGCATTTATCATCTCATGAATAAACAAAAGCAACAGAACACAttaacaaaataacaaaaaaggACACGAGTGTTTTCAGTCTTGTTTGCCAAAGGGAGTTTATAACATTGCCGTTTTGAAACGTTGATTGTGATGTAGCCTTTCTGTTCCAGGACAGCAGGAGTACTAAACAAAGCATTTACTTCAGGGCACAGTCAATATCATAAACTGGCTTCTGCAGCAGCCAGGGAGAACATCATGTCAAGCTATAAAAGGGAACAGAAATTAAGGTTAGCCAAAAATATTTAAAGGACTCCATCAAGGTTGCCTTATTTTCAAACCTGTCATCTAAAAATAAGGGAAGTTCCAATGAGACTTCAAAACCTGTCACACATGCTGGAATGAACACTGAAGGTTACTAATTGGACACATGTAGGAACATTAGTTGTAGAGCTAGAAAGAGGAGTCTGCCATTCTGTGTTCATCAATACCAGTGCTGAATTCTGATCAGACCATCTACAGGCAGCCCAATGGCTTTCTACCGCATTCACTGCCCTTTTGGCCATTTTATAAGTCAGCAATAAAGCACAATGTGCCCATACTGGTAGCAGTTCCAAGCAGGGTGagagtttttaaaactttcaagAATAACCTTGAAAGAATCAGGTCATGGAAAACTTCAGTCCAAATGTTAACAGCTCTACAAAGAGTGAGTGTGAGATTCATTTACAAACTAGGGTGGTGTTGTTAATGTTAAAAGTGGTTCCTATGGTCTTCTGGAAGTAACACAGAGCAACAAAAGTATTATAAGTCAACTGAAGAAAGTCAATCACACTATTTGTAAGTAGTGGCAGGAAAGCCATATTAAGCGAAATAAGAGGCCGGCCTGCCCCCCACCTTAATGCACTGCTTGATTTCAGAGCCAATGAATATTTGACTTACCTGTCAATCAAAGACTCTCTCATAGTGGTAGCAATAGCACTTGGCTGTGATTGATTGAGTTTGAAGACACTCTCAATGACAGATAACTCTGTGCTGGTTGTGTCCAAACCACAAAAGGCACACCAGTCGTTCACAACCATTCCAGCTGCAATCACCTCACTGCCACGGTTAACAGTCCCAGCCTGGTAAGAAAGAGATAGCCAGAGGCATTGATTTTCATGAAGGGCTATGAGCTTTTATCTCATGCTGTGAAGGTAATAATCAAACTACCATTTGAAGATCAACTCTCATTATATACGATTATCTGTATAATGGGGATTAAGTAACTTATATGGAACTGATACAATGAATGGGTCTAACCAACTTAAAAAGTTGCCCTGAGAACATTTCAGTGGAAACGtaagataaatattttaaataaagtagtTAAAGTCAGCAAGAACCAAGGCCTCCAAAACTAGGAAGGCATGTATGAGCTAATTCATGATGTTTTACAGTCATCTCATACATAAAACAGCACAACATGCAGAAGAGCCAGGTGCAAATCTATAATCTATAATTGAGCTTGCTTAGTGGCCTTGGAGAAGCGACTAGGCCTTTGCAAACCATTTATAGCAAAAGTTCACGCCTATTGCGTGGGATTGAAACATCGTCACTCAAACAAGTGCATCTGTTTCAGGGACACGGCATTCCCCCGCCCCttctgcacacacatacacaccccaaccACTCAGGCTCAAGTTACACATTACACAGAGTTCTGCGACTTCTCGCCCTTTCTTTGCAGTACCTTCTGATCTCAAAACCACTGTCTGCAAACTGCTCTTTCAACCATAGGAAGAAAGATACAGTAGGATATGGGAATACACACCCACCCCCGATGGTTGGGAAAGTAGATTGTGAAGAGctattttgaattgaaaaggcaAAACACAGAAATAGGCTAAGCAGtctgtctctctcctctcccttccttctgttcagatggattatttaaaaagaaagcagagaTAATCATGGATCTCTGTGATCAGCCTAACCTTTAACATCAATAGCACATTTTGTTGTTCTAAAGTTTAAGCTATATTGACTGATAGGATTCCAAACAGCAGATGAGTAAGATTAAGCGGCTGAAGAGTTTTATTAAAAATGGCATTCTGAAGTTCTCTTTACAGGATTTCAGGAGAAGTGGCAGCAAAGAGTTTCATCCCTTTTATTTTGGGCCTTTAAGAGGAATACTAGTCTAGCCACACATGGAAATCCTCGCTTCTGCTCCAAACAGATATTTAAAAACTGGTTATAATCACTAACACAGATTATAATCACCAACATCGGCAAAGAAACATCAGCAAGGTTAGCAGGAGCTCACTCAAACTGCTCCAGCATGCAAAATGTAATCAACACAGCATATGAATCTTGCAAATTAAGGATAAATGAACCCCAAATGTTAAGAGAGGGATGGCAGACCCTTGACATATTGCTGTTTCATATTTAACCAATCTTATCTCCAGAGTATATTTTCAAGACTCTCCTCAGCTCCCCTTGCCAATGCCCTGCCTATACATAGTGGTATGAAAAATATTAGCCCCACTCAATTTTCTGACTTGCAGAATGCATTACATGCCTTTAAGCAGACGTTGCCACAACTATAACCCTTAATTTCTTCCTACTATATACATTCACCCTATTCTTCATTGCTCCTTGTATTTCCTTTATGATTGTCCTATCATGCAGTTTTGCTCATCCATTTTTCTGTTTGGGGGAAAGGCCAGACTTACTGCACTTCTACTGGTTGCCCAGCACCACACTGCATAAACAACGAAGTAGATTTAGTGAGAAATTCAGGAACAGTTTAAACTGGCCTTAGAAAGGGATCTCTTGATGGACTTAACCAAAGTGTGGCTATGATGACACAGAGAGGTaggagccattattattattattattattattaatattattattattattattattattatttatatcccaccttttccccagtactgggactgaaggcggtttacaagattaaaacatgtacaattaaaacatataaatataaattgcaaaagttaaaatagaattaaacctacagtaaaatttaaatcttgttttgtttttttaaaaccataacaggttaaaaggggggatccaatacattaacacagatccagtatagttccaaaagcctgctgaaacaaaaaagtttatgcctgcctctgaaactgtagcacagacgGAGCCAGCCTACccttcctgggaagggagttccagagccttggagcagccaccgagaaggccctctcccgcatacccatcaggcatgcctgggatgttggtgggactgagaggaGTTTTTCCCCCCACTCACAAATGCAGTGATGCTAGAACATTTCAAAGACTCAGCTTGGCATCTACTTCACAGTATATTTCAAGGAAATGGAACACTCTAAAATCTGAACAGAAAGAATATTTACCACAAGTGGGACTTGTAACAATGAGGAGAGCTCATCCTGGTCTTCAATGGATGTCTTGGGGTGCACCAGCCCTCCCTGGTTACTAAACGCACAATAACTTCCCACCAGCACTTGGTCTGCTACTGTCTGTCTGAATACTTCCACTTTTAGTACATCTGCTAAAATCTCTTCTGTCTCctgtaagaaaaaaaacccaccacgtTGAGAACATTGATAAGATGTTGTTCTCATCTcaattttattttaacaaattaTGTATAAACAAATACTTAACATAGGGTCATTGCTGAGGATTaaacttacaatttaataaacaagAACTACTATTCACTGCCAGAAGGAAGATCCAGAGTTTGGGTGCTAAGACATACTGATTTCAAATTAACATCAATTTTCATTGCTTTCAATCATAAGGCCTTTTCAAATGACACtctatgccatggttaggcctctaacccttttgtagcaaatggttactgagcatgtttaaaccatggttatgtagccaccacgtctaggaatgtttcacatgatatgctaagtcaCGTTTAACACAAcacactatgccataatgtttaaccaccgtgacttagcacgtcatctgaacagggtcatagataCATTCTCAGTTAGAAAGGATCAACAGTACATCTAGCCTGTGGTCCTTATCACCAGAAGGAAAGGCCTAATAAATTCACCCTGAAATGAAAAGCATCTGTAACAATTAGAAAGAAAAGTCATTTTTACGTTTGTTTTCATCTTATCTGGACCAGAGAGGAGGGAGCCAGCACTGCTGTCCAGTCTGCATAACAGCCTTTCCAGCTATGCTCCACTACTTAATCAAGGATGGGTAGAAAAAACTGAAATGTATAAAGAATGAGCTGATTAAGCTATCAATTACAACTTATAAACCTATTTCAAAACAGTTTCTGAATCTTTAGGTATTAAAGTATAAGGGAAATTATCTGTGAGTCTCAACAGCTGAGAAGAGAATTGAATCTAGATGTTCTTAACCAAAGAAGCCTAATTGGAGGTTAGTCTCCTTTGCTCTACTACTTAGCTAACAGAAGTATGGGATTTCTCTAGTCCTCTCACCGCTCTTGCACAACACAAGCTGAACTCTACACTGACTCAAACACAGGATGCCAAATACATAGGCTGGTATTATTACCAGCTCAATGCAAACAGCTAAGAAGCACTACTAGAAAACCATTAGTTTAAATGGAATTTAAGTAGCACCAAAATCTTTTGTCTTCATTCCACCCAGCACAATTATATTCCCAAACTGTAACCCACATTTTTCCAGATCAAGTATAACACAAAACTAAGAATTAGAAATGTGTGTTTCTTTAATAGCACTAactgaaatattattattttttctggatAACAGCAGCCTAGTAAATAAGTTATAAGTAAAGACATGCAACTTGTCTTCAAGTGCAGGCTTATTTACATGTTTGGCTATTCAATCACATAACGTCTCACAAACATCTGTGTAATATTTCAAAGAGCAAATAATCCTGGGATGTGATCACATAAATAATAGCAGAGAACTTCCTTCTGGTATGCAAAAAAGTAAGAAACCAGAAATAACATGTGGATGAACAAAGGCGGAGAACAAAAGCATGTGACCAAATATCCTCAAATGCCTTCTCTCTATTGGAACTGTCCTTTTACTGAGAGAATAGCTGACTGGGCAGATCAACTCCCAGATTTCAGGATTGGAAAACATATGTTCTTTGGTTCTCTAGAGCCTTCACTACACTGTTTATCCATGTTCTGATTCCTTTTTTAAGTTTTTGGTCCTCTGAATTTCTTCTCTCTT containing:
- the EIF6 gene encoding eukaryotic translation initiation factor 6, whose amino-acid sequence is MAVRASFENNNEIGCFSKLTNAYCLVAIGGSEGFYSVFEGELSDTIPVVHASIAGCRIIGRMCVGNRHGLLVPNNTTDQELQHIRNCLPDSVRIQRVEERLSALGNVTTCNDYVALVHPDIDRETEEILADVLKVEVFRQTVADQVLVGSYCAFSNQGGLVHPKTSIEDQDELSSLLQVPLVAGTVNRGSEVIAAGMVVNDWCAFCGLDTTSTELSVIESVFKLNQSQPSAIATTMRESLIDSLT